The following are encoded in a window of Narcine bancroftii isolate sNarBan1 chromosome 2, sNarBan1.hap1, whole genome shotgun sequence genomic DNA:
- the LOC138752243 gene encoding LOW QUALITY PROTEIN: cytosolic carboxypeptidase 3-like (The sequence of the model RefSeq protein was modified relative to this genomic sequence to represent the inferred CDS: substituted 3 bases at 3 genomic stop codons), producing MTSSASPSMTGCNPAAAVAIFFSSSGSDHEPFFTFSRVGGCSGPLTQAAINLDKQEDTLIFEARFECGNLQKVLKVGQGDYSLFLRTDLYTERHSQWFYFRVQNTRRVVPYRFTIVNLKKANSLYNKGMRPLMYSAKDAEQSGLGWQRVGTQIKYYKNEMGSGQRQHHSPTWTLQFPHDADTCYFAHCYPYTYSDLQDYLAGVANHPVKSTYCKIWVLCRSLAGNMVYVLTVTNPSRGLGALAGKKVVVLTARIHPGETNSSWTMKGLLNCLLGHSADANLLHDTFLFKIVPMLNPDGVIVGNHXCSLSGYDLNRRYRSSLKQNYPPFWYMXRLVKRLLEKRVVLLYCDLHGHNXKQNIFMYGCQGKRTVSSGARQRVFPLMLSKNCGDKFSFQSCKFHIKREKKGIGRMVLWRLGVDNSYTLETPFCGSTLGNKRNIHFNVIDLEAMGSQFCDTLLDYCDPDQSKVYICLSQGAHFFEGSSSASSPASYLEHSHHCVKSKIYSYNEKQNQLAPARGVVSPSVCCLPFLGSARYRLSPCRGGKSARYSKLPSPPSVASSDPLLSHAGSSKSALDRASVEDIERRGDMLNFGDHHVKVLVRTQVIGDIYS from the exons aTGACGTCGTCAGCTTCCCCGTCTATGACTGGGTGTAATCCTGCTGCTGCGGTGGCCATCTTCTTCTCCAGCTCTGGTT CTGaccatgagcccttcttcaccttctcccGTGTCGGTGGCTGTTCCGGGCCCTTGACACAGGCAGCCATTAACCTTGACAAGCAAGAGGACACCCTGATATTTGAGGCTCGCTTTGAGTGCGGAAACTTGCAGAAGGTTTTGAAAGT GGGGCAGGGAGACTACAGCCTGTTCCTGCGTACAGACCTCTACACAGAAAGGCACAGCCAGTGGTTTTACTTCCGGGTGCAGAACACGCGGAGAGTCGTACCCTATCGCTTCACCATTGTCAACCTGAAGAAGGCAAACAGCCTGTACAACAAGGGTATGAGGCCGCTGATGTACTCTGCCAAGGACGCTGAGCAGTCCGGCCTAGGGTGGCAGAGAGTGGGCACTCAGATTAAGTACTACAAGAACGAGATGGGCAGTGGGCAACGCCAACACCATTCACCTACCTGGACCCTCCAGTTCCCTCATGATGCTGACACATGCTACTTCGCCCACTGCTACCCGTACACCTACTCCGATCTCCAGGATTACCTGGCCGGCGTGGCCAACCACCCGGTTAAGTCCACATACTGCAAGATCTGGGTGCTGTGCCGATCCTTGGCCGGGAACATGGTCTATGTCCTGACGGTGACCAACCCTTCCCGGGGCCTGGGTGCTCTGGCAGGCAAGAAGGTGGTGGTCCTCACCGCCCGCATCCACCCTGGCGAGACCAACAGCTCATGGACAATGAAGGGCCTCCTCAACTGCCTTCTGGGCCACTCAGCTGATGCCAACCTCCTGCACGACACCTTCCTCTTCAAGATTGTGCCCATGCTAAATCCTGACGGTGTCATTGTGGGGAACCACTGATGCTCGTTGTCCGGTTATGACCTTAACCGACGGTACCGGTCCAGTCTGAAGCAGAACTACCCCCCTTTCTGGTACATGTGAAGACTTGTTAAGCG GTTGCTGGAGAAACGGGTGGTCTTGCTCTACTGTGACCTGCATGGACACAACTGAAAGCAGAACATCTTCATGTATGGCTGCCAGGGAAAGCGCACGGTGTCTTCAGGTGCCAGGCAGCGGGTATTCCCTCTCATGTTGAGCAAGAACTGCGGAGATAAG TTTTCCTTCCAAAGCTGCAAGTTCCACATCAAGCGGGAGAAGAAGGGGATAGGTCGCATGGTGTTGTGGAGGTTGGGTGTGGACAACAGTTACACACTGGAGACCCCCTTTTGTGGTTCCACCTTGG GAAACAAGAGGAATATCCATTTCAACGTGATAGACCTGGAAGCAATGGGGTCCCAGTTTTGTGACACTCTGTTGGATTACTGTGATCCTGACCAATCAAAGGTATACATTTGTTTGTCACAAGGTGCCCATTTCTTTGAGGgtagttcttctgcaagcagtccaGCAAGCTATCTGGAACATTCACACCACTGTGTAAAGAGCAAAATTTACAGTTACAATGAAAAGCAAAATCAATTAGCACCAG CCCGGGGTGTGGTGAGTCCTTCAGTgtgttgtctgcctttcctaggcagcgcGAGATATAGATTGAGTCCATGTAGAGGAGGGAAGTCTGCACGATATTCCAAGCTGCCTTCAccaccttctgtagcttcttccgaTCCGCTCCTGTCCCACGCTGGATCCAGCAAATCTgctcttgacagggcatctgtAGAAGATATTGAGAGAAGGGGAGACATGCTGAACTTCGGTGACCATCATGTCAAGGTGCTTGTCCGAACTCAGgttattggagatatttattcctga